From the Neoarius graeffei isolate fNeoGra1 chromosome 1, fNeoGra1.pri, whole genome shotgun sequence genome, one window contains:
- the LOC132893764 gene encoding uncharacterized protein LOC132893764, with protein sequence MFGRLVEQRWAVCAVLSDRSVTKLTDARTLELRDDFWQLMEDMAPALEALKCATTVMSADTEVSISNTYPITFSVINTHLKTADGDGSRVAEFKSKVRTSSVERMKVESEDLTSTTPMVATMLDPRHKHLGFLVPVSRISAHSKLLELPMAEHVSCTSRDDEATTGDDVQVQGAALQRHTSAMTRLLGENYTTSCNNDIEKEVDMFLKDPSPLLDSSPTEWWKVNEGPFPRLANVAR encoded by the exons ATGTTTGGCAGACTCGTGGAACAGCGATGGGCCGTGTGTGCTGTACTATCAGACCGCTCAGTGACCAAGCTTACAGATGCGAGGACGCTGGAGTTGAGAGACGACTTCTGGCAGCTGATGGAAGACATGGCGCCGGCACTGGAGGCTCTCAAATGTGCAACTACTGTAATGTCTGCAGATACTGAGGTATCCATATCCAACACTTACCCAATCACATTCAGTGTGATCAACACGCACCTCAAGACGGCAGATGGAGACGGCAGCAGAGTGGCGGAATTCAAATCTAAAGTGCGCACTTCGTCGGTTGAACGGATGAAG GTTGAGTCTGAAGACCTCACATCAACAACGCCAATGGTAGCAACGATGCTGGACCCACGGCATAAGCACCTGGGATTTCTGGTGCCGGTAAGCAGGATCTCAGCTCATTCCAAGCTGCTTGAACTGCCTATGGCAGAACATGTGAGCTGCACATCAAGAGATGATGAAGCCACCACTGGAGATGATGTGCAAGTCCAGGGAGCTGCACTTCAGAGGCACACTTCTGCTATGACTCGTCTACTGGGTGAAAACTATACCACCAGCTGCAACAATGACATAGAAAAAGAAGTGGACATGTTTCTCAAGGATCCCTCACCACTCCTTGATTCCAGTCCCACAGAATGGTGGAAAGTCAATGAAGGGCCATTCCCGAGGCTGGCAAATGTGGCACGATGA